Proteins from a genomic interval of Lycium ferocissimum isolate CSIRO_LF1 chromosome 2, AGI_CSIRO_Lferr_CH_V1, whole genome shotgun sequence:
- the LOC132047073 gene encoding peptidyl-prolyl cis-trans isomerase CYP65 codes for MGKKQHSKDRMFITKTEWATEWGGAKSKELKTPFKRLPFYCCALTFTPFEDPVCTKDGSVFEIMHIVPYIRKYGRNPVTGAPMKQEDLIPLTFHKNSEGEYHCPVLNKVFTEFTHIVAVRTTGNVFCYEAVKELNIKTKNWKELLTDEPFTREDLITIQNPNALDTKVLVDFDHVKKSLKVDDEEIQKMQSDPTYNINITGDIKQMLKELGSEKAKEIALHGGGGNKAQNERAAALEAILAARSRIKDDTKTKENGEGTVKQTFSIVDAASASVHGRSAAAAKSGSTDKTAARIALHMAGERTPVNAKLVKSRFTTGAASRSFTSTSYDPVTTNEYEYVQVEKNPKKKGYVQLHTTHGDLNIELHCDITPRACENFITLCERGYYNGVAFHRSIRNFMIQGGDPTGTGKGGESIWGKPFKDEVHSKLLHSGRGVVSMANSGPHTNGSQFFILYKSATHLNFKHTVFGMVVGGLPTLSTMESVPVDDDDRPLEEIKIISVEVYVNPYAEMDEEEEKAKDDNKTEDEDDEKVGSWYSNPGTGTSEFQAAGSGVGKYLKARAGQADSKTTTDSSLPPISAAKKRKTGTSAELKDFSAW; via the exons ATGGGGAAGAAGCAACATAGTAAAGATCGAATGTTCATAACCAAGACAGAATGGGCCACTGAATGGGGCGGCGCCAAATCTAAAGAACTCAAAACCCCCTTTAAACGCCTTCCCTTCTATTGCTGCGC TCTTACATTTACACCGTTCGAGGACCCAGTATGCACAAAAGATGGCAGTGTTTTTGAAATAAT GCATATAGTTCCATACATCAGGAAATATGGGAGGAATCCAGTGACTGGAGCACCTATGAAGCAAGAAGACTTAATTCCTCTTACTTTCCACAAGAATTCTGAAG GAGAGTATCATTGCCCCGTCTTGAACAAGGTTTTTACGGAGTTCACGCATATAGTTGCTGTAAGAACTACGGGAAATGTTTTCTGTTATGAG GCAGTTAAAGAATTgaatatcaaaacaaaaaactGGAAGGAGCTTCTCACTGATGAACCATTCACTAGAGAAGACCTTATAACAATTCAA AATCCCAATGCATTGGACACCAAGGTGCTTGTAGATTTTGATCATGTTAAGAAAAGTTTAAAGGTTGATGATGAAG AAATTCAGAAAATGCAATCTGACCCAACATACAACATAAATATTACTGGGGACATCAAGCAAATGCTTAAGGAACTTGGAAGTGAGAAAGCGAAAGAGATCGCACTGCATGGTGGAGGTGGCAACAAGGCACAGAATGAAAGAGCTGCTGCCCTGGAGGCTATTTTAGCTGCAAGATCACGTAtcaaagatgacacaaaaacaaaagaaaatggtGAAGGAACAGTAAAGCAGACTTTCAGCATTGTGGATGCTGCATCTGCATCAGTTCATGGACGAAGTGCTGCTGCTGCAAAGTCTGGTTCAACTGATAAAACAGCTGCGCGGATAGCTTTGCACATGGCGGGTGAAAGGACACCAGTGAATGCTAAGCTG GTTAAGAGTCGTTTTACCACTGGTGCTGCTTCACGATCCTTCACTTCCACCTCCTATGATCCAGTAACAAcgaatgaatatgaatatgttcAAGTTGAGAAAAATCCCAAGAAGAAAGGTTATGTCCAGCTGCATACAACACATGGTGATTTGAACATTGAGCTTCATTGTGACATAACTCCAAGGGCATGTGAAAACTTCATTACTCTTTGTGAACGAGGATATTATAATGGAGTAGCTTTTCACAGAAGCATCCG GAATTTCATGATTCAGGGTGGAGATCCAACTGGTACCGGGAAAGGAGGTGAGTCTATCTGGGGAAAGCCCTTCAAGGATGAAGTGCACTCCAAGTTGCTGCATTCTGGTAGAGGTGTTGTTAGCATGGCTAACTCTGGTCCCCATACAAATGGCTCACAGTTCTTCATACTGTACAAGTCTGCCACTCACTTAAATTTCAAACACACCGtctttggtatggttgttggagGCTTGCCAACACTTTCTACTATGGAGAGCGTTCCCGTTGATGACGATGACCGACCTCTG GAAGAGATCAAGATAATAAGTGTAGAAGTTTATGTCAACCCCTATGCAGAgatggatgaagaagaagagaaagcaAAGGATGATAATAAAactgaagatgaagatgat GAGAAAGTTGGATCATGGTACAGCAACCCTGGAACCGGTACCTCAGAGTTTCAAGCTGCTGGCAGTGGTGTTGGGAAGTATTTGAAAGCAAGGGCTGGACAGGCCGATTCCAAAACTACTACTGATAGCAGTCTACCACCTATTTCTGCagcaaagaagagaaaaacggGCACATCAGCAGAGCTTAAAGATTTTTCAGCATGGTAG
- the LOC132047075 gene encoding uncharacterized protein LOC132047075, whose product MGSDGSSSSSSEEDGDAEWRAAIDSLAATTTFGKTTHSSATPTNGESVSQEDQIDTLRPKKLKYYQIKAQKTLEDMLDKTIEIVRDTDHASQEEPSVNGGGIRLFKRAPPGIVFDHTDELQQPRKKPRIRPGKEFDENSKEFKNQIKIVAVDGMDILAASKNAYQQLLARIEAREAAAKAAAKREEDRVAALKKIRGERWLPSVARDMQLMIQRR is encoded by the exons ATGGGTAGTGATGggagcagcagcagcagcagtgAAGAGGATGGAGATGCTGAATGGAGAGCCGCCATAGATTCTCTTGCTGCTACTACTACTTTTGGCAAAACTACTCATTCCTCAGCCACTCCTACTAACGGAGAATCTGTTTCCCAAGAAGATCAAATTGATACTTTACGACCCAAGAAGCTCAAATATTATCAAATAAAG GCTCAGAAGACTTTGGAAGACATGCTAGACAAGACTATAGAAATAGTGAGAGATACTGATCATGCTTCACAGGAAGAACCCTCAGTGAATGGAGGTGGAATCCGGTTGTTTAAGCGTGCTCCACCTGGGATTGTGTTTGATCACACag ATGAACTCCAACAACCGAGAAAGAAACCAAGAATTCGTCCTGGGAAGGAATTTGATGAGAACTCAAAAGAG TTTAAAAACCAAATCAAGATCGTTGCTGTtgatgggatggacattttaGCTGCATCAAAAAATGCTTACCAGCAATTGTTGGCTAGAATAGAAGCAAGAGAAGCAGCAGCCAAAGCAGCTGCTAAAAGAGAGGAAGATAGAGTTGCAgcgttaaaaaaaattaggggggAGAGATGGCTCCCTTCTGTGGCCAGAGATATGCAGTTAATGATTCAACGACGTTGA
- the LOC132047896 gene encoding uncharacterized protein LOC132047896 yields the protein MGCCNPRTKKALKIGCGITAILLIILLVVGIILYFTILKPKDPKVTTQSVTLESIRFELFPAFHLNLTIGLILTIHNRNYGSFKYKSSRAYVTYHGDPAAEAPIQADTIPARADHDLKTTVLIDSDGFSKNPAFSGDVASGCWNFTSLTTLHGKVTVWKVLKLKATTVSTCDISVFTKFQNASSVCKSKIKF from the coding sequence ATGGGATGTTGCAACCCAAGGACAAAAAAAGCCCTCAAAATAGGCTGTGGCATCACAgcaattctcctaattattcttCTAGTTGTTGGCATTATCCTATATTTCACTATCCTTAAGCCAAAAGATCCAAAAGTCACAACTCAGTCTGTCACATTAGAGTCCATAAGATTTGAGCTATTTCCAGCATTCCACCTCAACCTCACAATTGGTCTAATCCTCACTATCCACAACAGGAATTATGGTAGTTTCAAGTATAAGAGTAGCAGAGCTTATGTGACTTATCACGGCGATCCAGCAGCAGAAGCACCAATTCAAGCAGACACCATCCCAGCTAGAGCAGATCATGATTTGAAAACAACTGTGCTAATTGATTCAGATGGTTTCTCTAAGAATCCTGCTTTCTCAGGAGATGTAGCTTCTGGTTGCTGGAATTTTACTTCGTTAACCACTTTACATGGGAAGGTCACTGTGTGGAAAGTCTTGAAGCTCAAAGCCACAACAGTTAGCACCTGTGACATTTCAGTTTTcaccaaattccagaatgcaaGTTCTGTTTGCAAATCCAAAATTAAGTTCTga
- the LOC132047074 gene encoding adenylyl-sulfate kinase 3-like isoform X2, translating into MMTAIGNGSLIYCAQSEFDCAKTWSTKLGVLKLGACNCSLGFNITGTSFLAHTETCRTSRINGKAGYNSNDEMTVNDCRSFSGKSIPQMSTNWNSANIVWHKCSVEKSDREELLKQRGCVIWITGLSGSGKSTVACALSRGLHARGKLTYILDGDNVRHGLNRDLSFAAEDRAENIRRIGEVAKLLADAGVVCIASLISPYRKERDACRALLPEGDFIEVFMDVPLHVCEARDPKGLYKLARAGFTGIDDPYEPPLKSEIVLRQNQGLCDSPNDLADVVISYLDKKGYLKA; encoded by the exons ATGATGACTGCCATAGGAAACGGTTCGTTGATTTATTGTGCTCAGTCGGAATTTGACTGTGCTAAGACATGGTCGACCAAGTTAGGGGTTTTAAAGCTAGGGGCATGTAATTGCTCATTGGGCTTCAACATTACCGGTACCAGCTTCTTAGCGCATACGGAGACTTGTAGAACGTCTCGTATCAACGGAAAAGCCGGATACAATTCAAACGATGAAATGACTGTAAATGATTGTCGTAGCTTTTCTG GTAAAAGTATACCTCAGATGTCTACAAACTGGAATTCAGCAAACATTGTTTGGCACAAGTGCTCTGTAGAGAAAAGCGACAGAGAGGAGTTGCTTAAGCAAAGGGGTTGTGTTATATGGATAACTGGTCTCAGTGGTTCAG GGAAGAGCACCGTGGCATGTGCTCTAAGTCGTGGTTTACATGCTAGAGGAAAACTCACTTACATCCTTGATGGTGATAATGTTCGCCATGGTCTGAATCGTGACCTTAGTTTTGCAGCTGAAGATCGGGCAGAAAATATAAGGCGGATCG GGGAAGTGGCTAAGCTTTTGGCAGATGCTGGAGTTGTTTGCATTGCCAGTTTGATATCTCCCTACAGAAAGGAGCGAGATGCCTGCCGTGCTTTACTGCCTGAAGGGGATTTCATTGAG GTGTTCATGGATGTTCCTCTACATGTATGTGAGGCAAGGGACCCTAAGGGATTGTATAAGCTTGCTCGAGC AGGCTTTACTGGTATTGATGATCCATATGAGCCACCCCTGAAATCAGAG ATAGTGTTGCGTCAGAACCAAGGGCTATGTGATTCTCCTAATGATTTGGCTGATGTGGTCATCTCATACTTGGACAAAAAAGGATACCTGAAAGCTTAA
- the LOC132047074 gene encoding adenylyl-sulfate kinase 3-like isoform X1: MMTAIGNGSLIYCAQSEFDCAKTWSTKLGVLKLGACNCSLGFNITGTSFLAHTETCRTSRINGKAGYNSNDEMTVNDCRSFSGKSIPQMSTNWNSANIVWHKCSVEKSDREELLKQRGCVIWITGLSGSGKSTVACALSRGLHARGKLTYILDGDNVRHGLNRDLSFAAEDRAENIRRIGEVAKLLADAGVVCIASLISPYRKERDACRALLPEGDFIEVFMDVPLHVCEARDPKGLYKLARAGKIKGFTGIDDPYEPPLKSEIVLRQNQGLCDSPNDLADVVISYLDKKGYLKA; encoded by the exons ATGATGACTGCCATAGGAAACGGTTCGTTGATTTATTGTGCTCAGTCGGAATTTGACTGTGCTAAGACATGGTCGACCAAGTTAGGGGTTTTAAAGCTAGGGGCATGTAATTGCTCATTGGGCTTCAACATTACCGGTACCAGCTTCTTAGCGCATACGGAGACTTGTAGAACGTCTCGTATCAACGGAAAAGCCGGATACAATTCAAACGATGAAATGACTGTAAATGATTGTCGTAGCTTTTCTG GTAAAAGTATACCTCAGATGTCTACAAACTGGAATTCAGCAAACATTGTTTGGCACAAGTGCTCTGTAGAGAAAAGCGACAGAGAGGAGTTGCTTAAGCAAAGGGGTTGTGTTATATGGATAACTGGTCTCAGTGGTTCAG GGAAGAGCACCGTGGCATGTGCTCTAAGTCGTGGTTTACATGCTAGAGGAAAACTCACTTACATCCTTGATGGTGATAATGTTCGCCATGGTCTGAATCGTGACCTTAGTTTTGCAGCTGAAGATCGGGCAGAAAATATAAGGCGGATCG GGGAAGTGGCTAAGCTTTTGGCAGATGCTGGAGTTGTTTGCATTGCCAGTTTGATATCTCCCTACAGAAAGGAGCGAGATGCCTGCCGTGCTTTACTGCCTGAAGGGGATTTCATTGAG GTGTTCATGGATGTTCCTCTACATGTATGTGAGGCAAGGGACCCTAAGGGATTGTATAAGCTTGCTCGAGCGGGAAAGATAAAAG GCTTTACTGGTATTGATGATCCATATGAGCCACCCCTGAAATCAGAG ATAGTGTTGCGTCAGAACCAAGGGCTATGTGATTCTCCTAATGATTTGGCTGATGTGGTCATCTCATACTTGGACAAAAAAGGATACCTGAAAGCTTAA